CTTCGGCCATATCCTCGTCAAACTGTTCGACCGGACCCGAATCCTGGCCCTTGGCGTCGACGTCGCGGTCGACGAATTCGATGACGGCCATCGGTGCCGCGTCCGAGGCGCGGATACCGGCCTTGATGATGCGGGTATAGCCGCCGTTGCGGTCCTTGTAGCGCTCGGCGAGGACGTCGAACAGCTTCTTGAGCTGCGTGTCGTCCAGCAGGCGGCTGTTCGCGAGGCGGCGGTTGGCAAGGCCACCGCGCTTCGC
This DNA window, taken from Sphingopyxis sp. PAMC25046, encodes the following:
- the rplQ gene encoding 50S ribosomal protein L17, with the translated sequence MRHKSGGRKLQRTSAHRTALFRNMSASLIKHEQITTTVAKAKELRPYVEKLVTLAKRGGLANRRLANSRLLDDTQLKKLFDVLAERYKDRNGGYTRIIKAGIRASDAAPMAVIEFVDRDVDAKGQDSGPVEQFDEDMAEA